Below is a window of Xiphophorus maculatus strain JP 163 A chromosome 19, X_maculatus-5.0-male, whole genome shotgun sequence DNA.
TCGTCTTcactggagctggtagtagagctaccgctggagctggtagtagagctaccGCTGGAGCTGAtagtagagctaccactggGGCTGGTAGCACAGTCCACAGACTGCGGAGGTGAACTACACCTCAACCCCTCTCCGTAGTCTTCAGAAACCATGTCGGTTTCATTTGACCACACCTTACCGTGTTCCTTACCATTGTCTGGAAGTCCCTCCAACTTTGGGGATCCATCTGCTGGAAGCGCCATGGTCTGAGCTGTAAAggaagaaacaaagcaaaaaaagctaTAATTCAGGATCTAGACCTTcacaaaagtccaaagcaatgttttgaGGGAACTAAAATACCAACAATACAATAACCCAggtttgtgaatgtgttttttttcttgaatatatttaattaacaatatTATTGCTATGCCATTGTATTTGATTATACAATAAAGACGGGAATtaagagataaaacaaatatagcttatctttagtcacaaaaaaacagcaaaaaatacaattttacataaaaaccagaACACACTCTAAAACTCAATGATCAAACATGTATGGAGCATCGCCACTCAGACAAACGAACTTGCAGCTTCATCTTGGTACCAATCAATCATTAAagacaacaaatcaaatttagacTTATTGGCAATTCATCCCTAACCATAAACTAttaaacatttggaaacataaattaaagagCTATACACTGTGTTTAGAATGTCTTAATAGCTACTGAAACACCTGTAATCTTAGACTGTGCCATAAGTGTGAATGAAATAAGACTGCAACAAGTTACTCAGTTTACCTTTATATAACAACCCATCCTCACAAATCTTTGATGCTCAGGTACATTTGATCACTCTTAACAATAGCCAGGGATAAGATATGTGATCCATTCATAATTATTACACTTAAATCACTGCTTACACAACTTTAATAGTTTAAAAGTATCAAAGTTTAGAAATATATGTTTCCAATTGCATTtgtaaattaccaaaatgttaatTGTAGTTAATCAAACTAAATTCCTCTGAGCTCCACAATTTTTCACAATCACAAAGACAGCAAGTCTGACACCCCATCAGTATTACCTTCATACTCCCACATATAGccaacagcagaaatgtaaacctgtaaaattaattaagtttaaagACTGGGGATCTAAATAAACAGGCCGACATAAGTGGCCTTTCCTCCGTTTCCAGGGGCTCCctcctacaaaaataaaactgtttatttggttAAGAAATCCATATCCAGTGTTAAAATGGCCATTATATTTTGTCTGGAGATAAGCCAgacaaaatcattaaaataataatctgcatCCCTTATGTGTGCATCATGCCTCAAAGATGGagcaaaacactgtttttctggtcttgagtaattacaataaactaaataattgagTTACTTTGTGAAATCAACAGGTACACATTGATtgttctttaaagatttttctaagaataaagttgtgtgttatttattcaatgtatccatggagactacaaacattttttcaaaccaaaacaactccAGTCAGCATTACTGACATTTTCCAGAATTTCAAATAACTAGCatataaatcacaaaacaaattcaattaacTCACAAATACGTTGCACCCCAAAAATGCAATTATATTTTCCTAGACAGAGAGTTTTAATTTCCAAAAACAGAACACCAAAGTCatcaaagctgattttttttttttttttacaaagaaatccttattttctttgttaaaatcagctttaattGATGATAACTACTGTATGTCTATACACGATTCATTGCCTACGAATGTTCTATCattaacaaacacacacacacacacataatgctTATTACTGGGGCaacagtggtaggagtttgcTCTGCAATGGTCCgcctctgtcgttgtgtccttgagcaagacacTTCTCCCACCTTTAGCTGGAGTTTATTGCTGGCACGATATAACatctgtggctacaatccattAGCTTAatatcatcagtgtgtgaacgtGTGCATGAATGGAAATTTTATGTAAAGCGTCTTCGAGTGTCCTAATAAACCGCTAGTCTGATGTgattaccatggaaaccaagtatgtttgtcagggcatttttcaaaaaataacggtcaaaacctaatgttaaatatttaacgtaTTTCACTTagcgtatccatggaaactgagtgtttatcatggcatttttcaaaaaataacggtcaaaacccatgctaattttccagaaatttgacgttaatttaactaatttgactataattaagtaaaatacatatatttcatAAATCACTACACCACAGTTTAACATTCCTGACATTTCCAGCGAAATTCAGTTAAGAAAAAGCCTCATTAGTTAAGAACGATCTATGCTAGCAAAGAATGCtactagtcttttttttctacagcagtcagtatttctttaaaacacacacacacaaaataaactaaacaagtcaCTAATATCTTAGTAATATCTTGCTttcgtttattaaaaaataaaagaacgaTTTTAACCTTCCAGCTGGTCACCCTGTTGGTGCTTCTCCTGGCCAGGAACCGTCTTTCGCAGGTTTCTTATCCACGGGCTTCTTCAGCAAGTGCGTATTTCAGCAAGCGCTTCTTTAACAAGTTTTGCACAGCAGACTTTTCAACAAGCTCAAACCGTCCGAGGCTGTAAAGGCTCCTTCAGGCGTCTCTCTCAAAAGTCCCGTcgcaaaggggaaaaaactcaGAAGGTCAGCGTCATTTATAGGCTTGAGGACGCTAACGTCGTTTCCATGACTTTCATTGACGAACGCACGCACTGGTGCGTCAGAGAAATCGGACTACAAATAATGCAGGAAATGCAAGTATCGCGTTGTCATGTTTATCACTCCttatgctgccacctactggccaaccGGTCTAAgttcacaatgacatttttaaaacttacacGACTGATGTGAcataatatttctgctttcattatTAACTATGTCAGTTTCGGACCATCAAATGGGAAAAACTTCTCTCTGTCGTAAAGCatggtttggaagaaaaattcaaaattcaattcaaaaatactttattgatccaaaacaggggtcaccaacacggTTCCCATGGGAACCCGGTTGCTAACGTAGTCAGCCGAGAACGCAGGTGACGTCAAAATGCTAAGAGTTATATTAATAGTAGCGCCATTCTAtagcgggctgcacagtggctcagTCCGTAAGGTTGTTGCCTTGCAGTCGGAAGGTTGTGGGTTCGCTTCCCACAACTACTGtaggagtttgcatgttctccctgtgcatgcgtgggtttcctccgggtactccggtttcctcccacattccaaaaacatgacaacaaggTAAGAGTTCATTGGTCActccaaattctccctaggtgtgagtgtgttccCCTTAGAtagaaatggatgaatggaaaataaattttttttaatgatttatgttaATCGCCATATAGAGACCTAATAAATTCAGATGCTTTGACTCGCCAGTAAGCGCTTTGCTCTCCTCCCACAGAGCCTCCTTCCCAGTTTTTTGACAGGTGACTGTTGAGGAGTTTGTCCatggacaaacagcaaacagGAGCTTTGTTGGGGGGTTTTCTATGGCAAAATTAATAACAACGAATCAAAAgttattcagttctttttgcttgatttgaaaaatatgcacaatttgATGAATCGTTTTTTTTCCACtatgaaaacaactttttttttagctaagtCTAGGCTAACAGTCATTAAGGGTGTGAGAAGCTTCTTACCACAAGAAGGATCGATCAGCGATTAGTGCGTCGTTAAGTCGTCATTCAAGAGCGCATTAGTACGCGGCTGGTGTGCAGCGCCAGCAAACAGCGAGGTGTGAAccggaaggaaaacatgatgtCTACCAGGTCAGGGAGGGCCCTTAATATACAGACAGCGCCACAACCAATTAAATTCAGGCACTTGTGTGACGCGTTCAGATCCCACAGGGCATACTGCCACACAAGTATCACGTTGTCATGTTTATCACTCCTTATGCTGCCACCTATTGTCCAACCAGTCTAAgttcacaatgacatttttgaaactgtCACTGCTGATGTGacattatatttctgctttcagtttccGACCTTCAAATGGGGAAAACTTCTCTCTGTCATAAAGCATGGTTTGGAAGAAAGattcaaaattcaattcaaaaatactttattgatccaaaacaggggtcaccaacacggTGCCCGCCGGAACCCGGTTGCCCCAGGGGACAAAAAGGAGACATTTGGAAACTGCTACTTGGATGATTGTACAGCTTCAATACCTCTGAATATAgatttgatttagattttttttttacttatcttTTAAGTCCTTTTGTTCATAGATTTAAGTCGTTGGCTATTTTGGAAGCAATGTTCTTGAAAGCGATGGACGACCCGGATATCCTTTGGAAGCGGACGCCGTTCAGGGAGAGACGGGGGAGCCTGCAGACCTCCATCTCCCACTGGACCAGGTTCTCGGCCCGCCCGTCGCCATGGACGCAGAGGAGCAGGAAACTCTCTTGCTGTTCGTAGTCGCAGTTGTTGGCGTCGAGCACCTTGCGGATCTCCCTCATGATGTCGCAGGGCTCCATGGAGCTGGTGGTTCTCATATTCCAAGTGAATCTGAGGGAGCGGGGCTTACCGTCTTTAATTTCCCCTTTCTGATCCCCAGGTACATGGCGACTGTGGGGAGAAAGACACGGAGGAGAGCTTGgcttagaataaattaaaatcctgCTGGGATTGTTTGCAACAAATCTTTCACAgaagtgactttttgtttcttttagggGCGGCAGTGAATGAAACTATAAAGTCTAATAAAGCTGAAGTTTTTCTTACTGTGACCTGAGCCGCTCtgagctcagtttatctttatGTCACATTTAGGTGGCAGCACAAAGCTGTGGAGCCTTTAACTAGACAAAATGTAGTCAACAGTCATTAcagcttttttgattttttgcttGTGAaaccaacttttattttattccagtttaGCGGTAaagttaaatcttattttaataataataaaaaacagttgtaaATAATCTATTAGCATATTTACTCTCTCATTACTTTTACTACATTTTGTCTGTGACTTCCAAACTGAGAAAGGGGaagtaaaagaaagtaaaaactgaCTGAAGCCATCTCTGAAAAACCCAGAATATCACTGCAACATTAAGATTTGATTCactgtacataaataaatttttaaaaagttcttcaaCTGTCGATAAGATGTTTGAAACATAAACTAGTGATGGGTCCGGTAACACCGATGCGTCGGCGCATGTGTCAAGCTCATAGACCAAAATCAGCGTCGGTGCGCGTATCGTTTTCAGCAAGTCACGTGACCGATACAGGAACTGTTTCCAAATGACACTGGTGCGCCAAACTGTTTATATATGGAAGCCAATCTGTCAACGGGATGCATTTGCCAAAATAATTCTTGACCTTTTACGGTACAGCGTCAACTATGGAGCCTCAAGGCAAACGAAAGGTTTGGTAGTATGGGGCCATTTTAATCTTACGTCAGAGAATAAGGTATTGGTTCTCACTTCGTAGTTGTTTCATCcggttcttttcagtttctactccatctatctgaatccaaattcagctgaaaccgactcttagtttactttcatattatgttctgcaggttaagttttgcatgtttctcctttgaaattatacatttcataattttattcttaaattaccctccataaataaaaatctttaggcagaaaaaagggaaataaagacAATCCcgctataaataaatacacaaaagacATTTCCAGCAAAACACATCCATAAAGATCTGcgtacaaaatataaaagacaaaatgtaagtTATGTGAACAATATACAGTGTCACTAAAATCTGCtttatttaagtaaattcaCCTCCTCAATGCTGAGGCATAGGGCATCAGAATGAAGTCACAGATACACCTGGATAAACTCAGGTATACAGCCAGTCTACAAATTACTCAGCTGCTTTTTAtcaattatttcatataaatgtattgtttacttcattttttctacagcaggagaAGTTGTGTCAAAAAAACGGAACAgattaaatttcaaaattttagaaaaacctttttttttttaaatgaaaatttgtggaaaaaaacaccaacaaaaaacccccagtCCACAAGCATCCTCATTCCAAACACGATCgctttcattttcatcacttgGTACATGTTCACATTACTTATTGACTGTATCgaagaatatcaaatatattttgattttaactgaagatatgacattatacaatatacaatatacgatgaaattaaatgacttaAATCTTATTGTATAGACTAGGTCATCAAATCAGTCTGTGAACTGCGTTGCCTGTagggatttttaatgtccagcaggtgtcagtattcagtgacaCAGTATTGACGCGGtatcaatacagttttgctTTGGGTCAAAACGACACATGACGCCTCATTTACCCATCACTAAC
It encodes the following:
- the LOC111612153 gene encoding MAP/microtubule affinity-regulating kinase 3-like, whose product is MRTTSSMEPCDIMREIRKVLDANNCDYEQQESFLLLCVHGDGRAENLVQWEMEVCRLPRLSLNGVRFQRISGSSIAFKNIASKIANDLNL